One Thauera sp. K11 DNA window includes the following coding sequences:
- a CDS encoding SDR family oxidoreductase produces the protein MDSTLFITGATSGFGEACARRFAAAGWKLVVTGRRQDRLQALAGELSTTTSVLPLAVDVRDRQAMQESIDGLPAEFATLRGLINNAGLALGINPAQQCSLDEWDTMVDTNVKGLMYTTRMLLPRLIAHGAGASIVNIGSVAGNWPYPGGNVYGGTKAFVRQFSLGLRCDLVGTGVRVTDLEPGLCESEFTLVRFGGDQARYAATYAGADPVQPEDIAETCFWLMNQPPHININNLEIMPVSQTWSGFAIHRQ, from the coding sequence ATGGATTCGACGCTCTTCATCACCGGTGCCACCTCGGGGTTTGGCGAGGCATGCGCCCGGCGTTTCGCCGCTGCCGGATGGAAACTGGTCGTCACGGGACGCCGCCAGGACCGCCTGCAGGCGCTTGCCGGGGAACTGTCCACCACGACCTCCGTGCTGCCGCTGGCCGTCGACGTGCGGGACAGGCAGGCGATGCAGGAATCCATCGATGGCCTTCCTGCGGAATTCGCGACTCTGCGCGGCCTGATCAACAACGCCGGCCTCGCCCTGGGGATCAACCCGGCGCAGCAGTGCAGCCTCGACGAATGGGACACGATGGTCGATACCAACGTGAAGGGGCTGATGTACACGACGCGCATGCTGCTCCCCAGGCTCATCGCCCACGGCGCGGGGGCGAGCATCGTGAACATCGGCTCCGTCGCGGGGAACTGGCCGTACCCGGGAGGCAACGTGTATGGCGGAACGAAGGCATTCGTGCGCCAGTTCTCGCTCGGCCTGCGCTGCGATCTCGTCGGCACCGGCGTTCGGGTCACCGATCTCGAACCGGGCCTGTGCGAGAGCGAATTCACGCTGGTGCGCTTCGGCGGCGATCAGGCCCGCTACGCCGCAACCTATGCGGGCGCCGATCCGGTCCAGCCGGAAGACATCGCCGAAACCTGCTTCTGGCTGATGAACCAGCCGCCGCACATCAACATCAACAATCTGGAAATCATGCCGGTGAGCCAGACCTGGAGCGGTTTCGCAATCCATCGGCAATGA
- a CDS encoding DMT family transporter, translating into MTRARITAYLLLTVTSLFWAGNMVMSRGLRADLPPIALAFWRWMIAFACVLPLALPHLRAQWPALRAAWKRVIFLGVFGVGFYNTFSYIAVQYTTATSATLLNSFIPVATIALAFVFLGKRLGRMEAVGVLVSLAGVIVLIGRGSMDTLLGLQLNTGDVWMLAAVLAWSIYTVGLQWRPQGVHPMLLLASFIVVGLAVMAPMYAWEVASGATINLHAGSVAGILYAGIVAAFLGFVCFNAGVSEVGPSIGSLFIHLQPVFASILSALLLGESPQWYHYLGMALVFSGIVATMWRSPAVRPATAARGSA; encoded by the coding sequence ATGACACGCGCACGCATCACCGCCTATCTGCTCCTCACCGTGACGTCGCTCTTCTGGGCCGGCAATATGGTCATGAGCCGCGGCCTGCGCGCCGACCTGCCTCCGATCGCCCTGGCCTTCTGGCGGTGGATGATAGCCTTTGCCTGCGTGCTCCCGCTTGCGTTGCCGCACCTGAGGGCGCAATGGCCCGCGTTGCGCGCCGCGTGGAAGCGGGTGATCTTTCTCGGCGTGTTCGGGGTCGGGTTCTACAACACCTTTTCCTACATCGCGGTGCAGTACACGACCGCGACCAGCGCCACGCTGCTGAACTCCTTCATCCCGGTCGCCACCATCGCGCTGGCCTTCGTCTTTCTCGGCAAGCGGCTGGGACGGATGGAAGCCGTCGGCGTGCTGGTGTCGCTGGCCGGCGTGATCGTGCTGATCGGCCGCGGCAGCATGGATACGCTGCTCGGGCTGCAGCTCAACACCGGCGACGTCTGGATGCTGGCAGCGGTGCTCGCATGGAGCATCTATACGGTGGGGCTGCAGTGGCGGCCCCAGGGCGTGCATCCGATGCTGCTGCTGGCATCCTTCATCGTGGTGGGGCTGGCCGTGATGGCGCCCATGTATGCGTGGGAGGTGGCGTCCGGCGCCACCATCAATCTGCATGCGGGCTCGGTGGCCGGTATCCTCTACGCCGGGATCGTCGCCGCCTTCCTCGGGTTCGTCTGCTTCAATGCGGGTGTCAGTGAAGTCGGGCCGTCGATCGGCTCGCTGTTCATCCATCTGCAACCCGTTTTCGCGTCCATCCTGTCGGCACTGCTGCTGGGCGAGAGTCCGCAGTGGTATCACTACCTCGGCATGGCGCTGGTGTTCAGCGGCATCGTTGCGACGATGTGGCGCAGCCCGGCGGTCCGCCCCGCCACGGCGGCGCGCGGTTCCGCCTGA
- the trmA gene encoding tRNA (uridine(54)-C5)-methyltransferase TrmA produces the protein MPLPSFNPVEYSAQLAAKADRFRADFAALGLPEPAIFDSEPLHYRLRAEFRMWHHDGRIDYAMYDPAEPGKPVLIDEFPAAAAPICAVMPRLRDRVQASETLKRRLFQVEFLATQSGELMASLVYHRPLDGQWEPAARELAADLDIRLIGRSRGQKIVLDRDWLLEEFELDGRHLRYQQIEGSFTQPNGGVNRKMLAWARAQAVGTGADLLELYCGNGNFTIALAPLFDRVLATELSKSSVGAARYNLEANAVDNVTMVRMSSDEISDAFAGGREYRRMRGIDLGAYRFGTLFVDPPRGGLDEATLRLAGRFDNILYISCNPATLRENVEALQDTHRIGAAAAFDQFPYTPHLECGLHLVRR, from the coding sequence ATGCCGCTTCCCAGCTTCAACCCCGTCGAATATTCGGCCCAGCTCGCCGCCAAGGCCGACCGTTTCAGGGCGGATTTCGCCGCCCTCGGGCTGCCCGAGCCCGCGATCTTCGATTCCGAGCCGCTGCACTACCGCCTGCGCGCCGAATTCCGCATGTGGCACCACGACGGCCGCATCGACTATGCCATGTACGATCCGGCCGAACCTGGAAAGCCGGTGCTGATCGACGAATTCCCCGCCGCCGCCGCCCCCATCTGCGCCGTGATGCCGCGCCTGCGCGATCGCGTGCAGGCATCCGAAACCCTGAAGCGCCGCCTGTTCCAGGTCGAGTTTCTCGCCACCCAGAGCGGCGAGCTGATGGCCAGCCTCGTCTATCATCGCCCGCTGGACGGGCAATGGGAACCGGCCGCCCGCGAACTGGCCGCGGATCTGGACATCCGGCTGATCGGGCGCAGCCGCGGGCAGAAGATCGTCCTCGACCGCGACTGGCTGCTGGAAGAATTCGAACTCGACGGCCGGCACCTGCGCTACCAGCAGATCGAAGGCAGCTTCACCCAGCCGAACGGCGGCGTGAACCGCAAGATGCTCGCCTGGGCCCGCGCGCAGGCGGTGGGAACGGGCGCAGACCTGCTCGAACTCTACTGCGGCAACGGCAACTTCACGATCGCGCTCGCGCCCCTGTTCGACCGCGTCCTCGCCACCGAACTCAGCAAGTCGTCCGTCGGCGCGGCGCGCTACAACCTTGAGGCGAACGCGGTGGACAACGTGACCATGGTCCGCATGTCCAGCGACGAGATCAGCGACGCGTTCGCCGGCGGCCGCGAATATCGCCGCATGCGCGGAATCGATCTCGGCGCCTACCGGTTCGGCACGCTGTTCGTCGATCCGCCGCGCGGCGGCCTGGACGAAGCCACGCTGCGGCTCGCCGGACGCTTCGACAACATCCTGTACATCTCCTGCAACCCCGCGACCCTGCGGGAAAACGTCGAAGCGCTGCAGGACACGCACCGCATCGGCGCCGCCGCGGCCTTCGACCAGTTCCCCTACACCCCCCATCTGGAATGCGGCCTGCACCTGGTGCGCCGCTAG
- a CDS encoding prealbumin-like fold domain-containing protein, with the protein MWRTDDTIDVLLEPRLRIAKTSTGGTGSFGFQMTGLSASTDTIVTSVAGTPAPGAAGIEGTAGTAVTITEATVPAGWPANPAAASCVDANGTASGNGTGPFGTLSGKVLSIAASNLVAGADITCTFVNTLNGIGGTVFNDGGAPSGGANTGTPNNGVQDGAEAGLAGLAVSLTDCAATPHASATTDSAGRYSLQVPPAAAGQPVCVSVAVPSARRATGASVAGTPTPDGTATSVGGVSYTYDRAGQRQAFTAPATGVLTLDFGVVPDSTLQSDSSKTGPGGGAAVHGHSFTAGTGGSVVFSTGAGTSTPAVGGWSEVVYADPDCTGTLQSGAARLYPPAVPQTVVQGQVVCVVMRQFVPEGVASGAANSVPVQAALTFTNAAPGLVATYTVTDTTTMSSGALTLQKRVRNVSTGGAFGTSNQARSGDTLEYEVIYTNTGAEPLTHMQISDGTPAYTTFVSAAADLPLPGGVTGCSLRSPANPPPAAAAPCSPAQTGTGKGLIGWHLDGSVNPGASGTVRYTVTVD; encoded by the coding sequence GTGTGGCGCACCGACGATACGATCGACGTGCTGCTCGAGCCCAGGCTGCGCATCGCCAAGACCTCCACCGGCGGCACCGGCAGCTTCGGCTTCCAGATGACGGGCCTGTCGGCCAGCACCGACACCATCGTCACCAGCGTGGCCGGCACGCCGGCGCCCGGCGCGGCCGGCATCGAGGGCACCGCCGGCACGGCGGTGACGATCACCGAGGCCACCGTGCCCGCCGGCTGGCCGGCCAACCCGGCCGCGGCCAGTTGCGTGGATGCCAACGGCACCGCCAGCGGCAACGGCACGGGGCCCTTCGGCACCCTGTCGGGCAAGGTGCTGAGCATCGCCGCGTCCAATCTGGTGGCCGGGGCCGACATCACCTGCACCTTCGTCAATACCCTGAACGGCATCGGCGGCACGGTGTTCAACGACGGCGGCGCGCCCAGCGGCGGGGCCAACACCGGCACGCCCAACAACGGCGTGCAGGACGGCGCCGAGGCCGGGCTGGCCGGGCTGGCGGTGAGCCTGACCGACTGCGCCGCCACCCCCCACGCCAGCGCCACCACCGACAGCGCCGGCCGCTACAGCCTGCAGGTGCCGCCCGCCGCGGCGGGCCAGCCGGTGTGCGTGAGCGTGGCGGTGCCGTCGGCCCGCCGCGCCACCGGCGCCAGCGTGGCGGGCACGCCCACGCCCGACGGCACGGCCACCAGCGTGGGCGGGGTGAGCTACACCTACGACCGCGCCGGCCAGCGGCAGGCGTTCACCGCGCCCGCCACCGGCGTGCTGACGCTGGACTTCGGCGTGGTGCCGGACAGCACGCTGCAGTCCGACAGCAGCAAGACGGGGCCCGGCGGCGGCGCGGCCGTGCATGGCCACAGCTTCACCGCGGGCACGGGCGGCAGCGTGGTGTTCTCCACCGGCGCGGGCACCAGCACGCCGGCGGTCGGCGGCTGGAGCGAGGTGGTGTATGCCGACCCGGACTGCACCGGCACGCTGCAGTCCGGCGCCGCCAGGCTGTATCCGCCGGCGGTGCCGCAGACCGTGGTGCAGGGCCAGGTGGTGTGCGTGGTGATGCGGCAGTTCGTGCCCGAAGGGGTGGCGAGCGGGGCGGCCAACAGCGTGCCGGTGCAGGCGGCGCTGACCTTCACCAACGCCGCGCCGGGCCTGGTGGCGACCTACACGGTGACCGACACCACCACGATGTCGTCGGGCGCGCTGACGCTGCAGAAGCGCGTGCGCAACGTGAGCACCGGCGGCGCCTTCGGCACGAGCAACCAGGCCCGCTCGGGCGACACGCTGGAGTACGAGGTGATCTACACCAACACCGGCGCGGAGCCGCTGACCCACATGCAGATCAGCGACGGCACGCCGGCCTACACCACCTTCGTGTCGGCCGCGGCGGACCTGCCGCTGCCGGGCGGGGTGACCGGCTGCAGCCTGCGCTCGCCGGCCAACCCGCCGCCGGCCGCGGCGGCGCCATGCTCGCCGGCCCAGACCGGCACCGGCAAGGGGCTCATCGGCTGGCATCTGGACGGCAGCGTGAATCCGGGCGCCAGCGGCACGGTGCGCTACACGGTGACGGTGGATTGA